Proteins found in one Paenibacillus sp. FSL R10-2782 genomic segment:
- a CDS encoding sigma-70 family RNA polymerase sigma factor, with protein sequence MEKEFHYAGIARKYGVNELLSDTYVQLRKPAVKDMHNIKLICACKEDKDLLGEFLQENRKFMFSIIMRYKGSIEDLKMKFKVTEDDLYQHACIGLLTALKDFDIHRGIKFTTYVVRPILWEVNQLLYSNSQEVRLSRGAIDMIRRMVEIEDTLGYRPGEQKMAKLLQVPVERYREVAQFSDAMEHFDSIDNFEATDNSHYNMDELVINKVYVQQLLCSTLFTEHEKTVMHLIMKGANNSQISEILHVYPMTISRTLARIRKKIDKQKQDTENIPIEAQSKYREEINLIVERSKEHKQVLNVTDITDVLKISGYDISKYSKRVLYYIRKKAKLAI encoded by the coding sequence ATGGAGAAGGAATTTCATTATGCTGGTATCGCCAGAAAATACGGGGTGAACGAATTGCTTAGTGATACGTATGTACAATTAAGAAAACCTGCTGTGAAGGATATGCATAATATAAAGCTGATCTGTGCGTGTAAAGAGGACAAAGACCTTCTTGGGGAGTTTCTTCAAGAGAATCGTAAATTTATGTTTTCGATTATTATGCGATATAAGGGAAGTATAGAAGATCTAAAAATGAAATTCAAGGTTACTGAGGATGACTTATACCAACATGCATGTATAGGATTACTAACGGCACTTAAGGATTTTGATATTCATCGAGGAATTAAATTTACTACGTATGTAGTAAGACCAATTTTATGGGAGGTTAACCAGTTATTATATAGCAACTCTCAAGAGGTAAGACTTAGTCGGGGAGCTATTGATATGATCCGAAGGATGGTAGAGATAGAAGATACACTAGGCTACAGGCCGGGTGAGCAAAAAATGGCGAAGCTCCTTCAAGTTCCTGTAGAGCGTTATAGAGAAGTTGCTCAATTCAGTGATGCAATGGAACATTTTGATTCAATAGATAACTTTGAAGCTACAGACAACTCACATTATAACATGGATGAACTTGTGATTAATAAGGTTTATGTTCAACAACTGTTATGTAGTACTCTGTTTACAGAACATGAAAAAACGGTAATGCACTTAATTATGAAAGGTGCAAATAACTCTCAGATATCCGAAATACTCCACGTATACCCCATGACAATCAGCAGGACGTTAGCACGCATCAGGAAAAAAATAGACAAACAAAAACAGGATACTGAGAATATCCCAATTGAAGCTCAATCAAAATACAGAGAAGAAATTAACTTAATTGTAGAGAGGAGTAAAGAACATAAACAAGTCTTGAATGTTACAGACATAACAGATGTACTTAAAATATCCGGCTATGATATTTCAAAGTATTCAAAACGTGTTCTTTACTATATCCGTAAAAAAGCAAAACTAGCTATATAA
- a CDS encoding sigma-70 family RNA polymerase sigma factor, protein MITTNVSSFNPDTLNHIFNFILRGVNEEDREDVKQDSIVQILTAIHKGNIKKDISTFSHTVIKRSVVDYYRKKKRKITQFSTTVNFCDGTDEEGSMANYYSVQVNDYGFKLADVKVDYLSNRNRFTKQEQRIINFMLFTEEGMDMKPAEIAHYLDIHKSHACRAVKKLRDLYKNEIDK, encoded by the coding sequence ATGATAACGACAAATGTTAGCTCATTTAACCCAGATACCTTAAATCATATTTTTAACTTTATACTTCGTGGTGTTAACGAGGAGGATCGGGAAGATGTGAAACAGGATTCAATCGTTCAAATTCTGACAGCAATCCACAAAGGCAATATAAAAAAGGATATATCTACTTTTTCACATACGGTTATCAAACGTTCTGTGGTTGACTATTATCGTAAAAAAAAACGTAAAATTACACAGTTCAGTACAACCGTTAACTTTTGCGATGGCACAGATGAAGAAGGCTCAATGGCCAATTATTACTCGGTTCAAGTGAATGATTACGGGTTTAAATTAGCAGACGTGAAAGTAGACTATTTAAGCAACCGTAACAGGTTCACAAAACAGGAGCAACGAATCATAAATTTCATGCTATTCACTGAAGAAGGAATGGATATGAAACCTGCAGAAATTGCCCATTATCTTGATATTCATAAATCCCATGCTTGTCGAGCCGTGAAAAAACTAAGAGATCTCTATAAAAATGAGATTGACAAATAA
- a CDS encoding filamentous hemagglutinin, with product MAGSVIRNYTIEVDNINKKSVFSIYPYPVEVLTPNGWENIQEEFEELQEKKLDGNVTLTSDEEQIYKEYKQLADSFYENKIASTIILDTVDPAGIDIVGRDRVKHVLDAETREQIPFGREFAYVHGASNLSGTIILPYDDYSDVYVVSDADEDGVAELTYVKTKEETDGVRPYYEKVEGQTYIYVDHFSGGGGTQADPYIVSTEQDLDDVRKKPGAWYMQDRDIVMGSFQSGEGFTPIGDDTNPLRFTGVYDGNGYTIKSLFMNQDRNFVGLFGYTRSATIRNLRLIDPSITNKKGYAGALIGYGFNTSVYNCNVISGIIEGQGGYVGGLIGYLNQDARTYQGSSIINYSYNYKCNVRSAGNIAGGFIGNVNYYSGSISIAYCYSTGKVEDITLARERSNIGGFIGSNNTSAITNCYWDIETSGIPTSAAGVGKSTSELKVASTFENWDFANYWYMSQDYNGGYPEHRQFIQYQNGTGKKEDPFIILTEFDLSQMRWFRNEYYFKFEDDIKMTQFQANDGFYPIGYNLVGKESYFKGYVDGGGRCVANLFIYRPNDSFVSLFGYMMGGWIKNLDIIDCNITGSSYTSALAGQVSKATISNCHVDTFSYCKVTSKGSHGAGLVGQVTTDGIIEDCSVNATVAGVDYTGVFAGYLTGNGIIRRCYASGKGESTGNYLGGFLGYGTGSSVVEDCYTIAELNGVTVGGFGGNTATLTIKRCLALGKAFASSALNGFIYTGSGVFSDNYFDKELYKNASSTGGSGLTTREMKYRGTYSNTAWNFDDIWIMDPKYNDGYPALRKLLPLDLPLLGFRNEFGKYYTDNAGERLRYLEFGTLVASQTSSPKPVWLQNNADFPVNQLKTWVDSATVAKGMEIDLSMSDTPFLPAQELAFNGTLARGSAEKLYVRIKSDIAVKTGGTFDLRAKASPM from the coding sequence TTGGCTGGTTCAGTAATACGTAATTATACGATTGAAGTGGATAACATCAATAAAAAGTCAGTGTTCAGTATATATCCTTATCCTGTAGAAGTGCTCACTCCAAATGGCTGGGAAAATATCCAGGAAGAATTTGAAGAGCTTCAGGAAAAAAAGCTGGATGGCAATGTTACATTAACATCTGACGAAGAGCAGATATATAAAGAATATAAGCAATTGGCTGATTCCTTTTACGAAAATAAAATAGCTTCCACGATTATTTTGGATACCGTCGATCCGGCGGGAATTGACATCGTGGGTAGAGATCGGGTGAAGCATGTATTGGATGCGGAAACCCGTGAACAGATTCCGTTTGGTCGTGAATTCGCTTATGTCCATGGAGCCTCTAACCTGAGCGGAACGATTATTTTACCCTATGATGATTATTCGGATGTATACGTAGTCAGTGATGCGGATGAAGACGGTGTTGCCGAGCTGACCTATGTGAAGACGAAGGAAGAGACGGACGGCGTAAGGCCCTATTACGAGAAGGTAGAGGGTCAAACCTATATTTATGTGGATCATTTTTCCGGTGGTGGTGGTACGCAAGCAGATCCTTACATTGTTTCTACCGAACAGGATTTGGATGATGTACGGAAAAAGCCTGGGGCCTGGTATATGCAGGATAGGGATATTGTCATGGGCAGCTTTCAGAGTGGAGAGGGGTTTACACCGATAGGTGATGATACTAACCCTCTTAGGTTTACAGGTGTTTATGATGGGAATGGTTACACTATAAAAAGCTTATTTATGAACCAGGATAGAAATTTTGTTGGCTTATTTGGTTATACCAGGTCTGCAACAATACGTAATTTAAGATTGATTGATCCTAGCATCACTAACAAAAAGGGGTATGCTGGAGCTTTAATAGGTTATGGATTTAATACTTCAGTATATAATTGTAATGTTATTTCAGGAATAATAGAAGGTCAGGGTGGGTATGTTGGTGGATTAATAGGTTATCTGAATCAGGATGCCCGCACTTACCAAGGAAGCTCAATCATTAATTATTCATATAATTATAAGTGTAACGTTCGATCAGCAGGCAATATTGCAGGAGGGTTCATTGGAAATGTAAATTATTACAGCGGCAGTATCTCAATTGCATATTGTTACTCTACCGGTAAGGTTGAGGATATCACATTAGCTCGGGAAAGAAGCAATATTGGGGGCTTTATAGGCAGTAATAATACTTCTGCAATCACAAATTGTTACTGGGATATAGAAACCTCTGGAATTCCAACCAGTGCAGCAGGTGTTGGCAAATCCACATCCGAATTAAAGGTTGCATCCACATTTGAAAACTGGGATTTTGCAAATTATTGGTATATGAGTCAGGATTACAATGGAGGATATCCTGAGCATCGACAGTTTATTCAATATCAGAACGGAACAGGAAAAAAAGAGGATCCTTTCATTATCCTGACGGAGTTTGATCTTTCTCAAATGCGTTGGTTCCGCAATGAATATTATTTCAAATTCGAAGATGATATCAAGATGACACAATTCCAGGCGAATGACGGATTTTATCCCATTGGCTATAATCTTGTGGGTAAAGAATCGTATTTTAAAGGATATGTTGATGGTGGGGGGCGCTGCGTTGCTAACTTATTCATCTATCGTCCCAATGATTCATTTGTAAGTCTGTTTGGCTACATGATGGGTGGATGGATCAAAAATCTGGATATCATTGATTGTAATATTACAGGCAGCAGTTATACGTCAGCATTAGCAGGTCAGGTTTCCAAAGCTACCATTAGCAATTGCCATGTCGATACATTTTCTTATTGCAAAGTTACAAGTAAAGGAAGTCATGGAGCCGGCTTGGTAGGACAGGTAACTACGGATGGAATCATAGAGGATTGTAGTGTAAATGCAACTGTTGCAGGAGTAGACTACACCGGAGTGTTTGCAGGCTATTTAACAGGTAATGGGATTATACGCAGATGCTATGCTTCTGGTAAAGGTGAGAGTACTGGAAATTACCTGGGAGGATTTTTAGGTTATGGTACCGGTTCCTCTGTAGTGGAGGATTGCTACACCATTGCAGAGTTAAATGGAGTAACGGTAGGTGGATTTGGTGGCAATACTGCTACCCTCACGATAAAACGGTGTCTCGCGTTAGGTAAGGCATTTGCTTCATCCGCTTTGAATGGATTTATTTATACAGGTAGTGGAGTCTTTTCAGATAATTACTTTGATAAGGAATTGTATAAGAATGCTTCCAGCACAGGAGGATCCGGCCTGACTACCCGTGAAATGAAGTACAGGGGAACCTACTCCAATACGGCTTGGAATTTTGACGACATATGGATCATGGATCCTAAATATAATGACGGTTATCCAGCTTTAAGGAAGCTCTTACCTCTTGATCTGCCGTTGCTGGGCTTCCGTAATGAATTTGGTAAATACTATACGGATAATGCAGGAGAGCGGCTGCGTTACCTGGAGTTTGGCACATTAGTCGCAAGCCAAACCTCTTCCCCCAAACCAGTATGGTTGCAAAATAATGCTGATTTCCCGGTGAATCAACTCAAAACATGGGTGGATAGTGCGACAGTAGCTAAAGGGATGGAAATTGACTTAAGTATGTCGGATACCCCATTTTTGCCTGCTCAGGAATTAGCTTTTAACGGCACATTGGCCAGGGGGAGCGCGGAAAAGCTCTATGTAAGAATCAAGTCGGATATTGCAGTGAAGACGGGCGGAACGTTTGATCTAAGGGCGAAGGCAAGCCCCATGTAA
- a CDS encoding DNRLRE domain-containing protein, translating into MFSKRGLILSLHASLADQGLEVGSNSKPTSQWHDLSGKGNHGILEGFHFTKDDGWGGSNTLADPYALFFNGTSHYIRCTGADTSRPVASVTFEVWIYYIGGNVVLSSGGWLNDTQGILVMFNPVGELELQVATHTRKAYANLGKLPRNKWYHIVGAYDEITGNLSTFLNGAPQGSVQAEATEHIKQPDGLFIGKHSTEASQWFRGYIPVVRMYNAALTMDEIVANYMAGYLLGISHSDMQIHARVPERLNLTASLQVGISGEVQGKQAIIPTDMSDMSSHITVKKPSHIVSNMHINTHVSVKAHYATRPADHDDVQSTIEVKVADHLAAVLGVNASGKAAVKARYSILPAINSDVQGRLAVKVFDHLTAVLSVSSSAIAVVTYNVKRLTPSDLHSSLNVVQQGLPSRISVQASTTLAAQYDIHAAQEQNLKAAIEVKKSNDIVSSLKVNTQANSNGRYQVRGIELANLSSSLQVKSIQQIYSLLSVRAHTRLGVKYGIESLGAEDLTSFLTVPRISELHSSILVGIHTRLMGYYHIRKSHAIELYSSLEIKKTVNLPSSLSIASFTQSTGRYRITSRSYDDLPSAMTVREVSNMASSIGVAPYTWMKGRYDVIEPPTYTTIMYSNKDAFVRESQPRLNYGVEEQMYVGYSASAQERYRSYVGFDLDTASIPKKNTTIKSAELKVYFDGRNVPQKGIQLIEASREWTEYGVTWQNQPFPFGFSSPNSTYDGINIVQDVGGDSGYISFDVTDSIRAWYEGKRPNFGYIFKALDEFENGSIRFFTKEQKSYRPILDITYYDTRIYSLGRNSIEGGLTSRVSKVSDLAASFRIKQSHGAAVWKGSLFVHNQREILADITVTVPNLTSKMSVRRKDNHSLEAQLVIAVARENSMDSTLWVNRKIVPSNMYVFYRENLASELSVTRWAAPFPELPAMILINRKETLGSFRVRRTEHQDISSGVELNIPNILGSITVFQGAVKKSSISVRRSREADLMVEGRILDRQDMPADMNIHNPDFYGWLQIVFSNQLISGLSVRAQAYSRLSSTFTIPHYTSLRSSIAVWPKKDVPSSLTVLSGNLWASISIPYHKRMDMQSRITVRAKLVSDLEIAVGVRSGNLGSNLKVRVDSHTDQSSHLRIRRSHLDSVSSELYVKTWEKSELKGSVSARKSRESDRWSRISVRISDQQDWDTELSIRVMKHHDLNAEVGIRRDAAYDKFGYVTVRHSKQTELPSDLGIREHSHITGYLTVKRTAQISLRSEMSVWEKSIITGSVVVRQYRQNDLHGSMDIWKRSILTGHISVWQKSLLPGAIQVQVYDEMASSIDVATEYGYCFIM; encoded by the coding sequence ATGTTTAGTAAGAGAGGATTAATCCTTTCCCTTCACGCTTCCCTTGCCGATCAAGGTTTGGAGGTTGGCTCCAACTCAAAACCCACTTCGCAATGGCATGATTTGAGTGGTAAAGGAAATCACGGCATACTGGAAGGCTTCCATTTTACGAAAGATGATGGTTGGGGAGGCAGTAACACCCTCGCCGATCCCTATGCCCTGTTTTTTAACGGGACGAGCCATTATATCCGATGTACAGGAGCGGATACCTCTAGGCCTGTCGCCAGTGTTACCTTTGAAGTGTGGATATATTATATCGGGGGCAACGTTGTTTTGTCTTCCGGGGGATGGTTGAACGATACCCAGGGCATTTTGGTCATGTTTAACCCTGTGGGGGAATTGGAGCTTCAGGTTGCGACCCATACGAGAAAAGCATATGCCAACTTAGGGAAGTTACCCAGAAACAAATGGTATCATATTGTTGGCGCATATGACGAAATTACAGGCAATCTATCTACCTTTCTGAATGGGGCTCCTCAAGGAAGTGTGCAAGCTGAAGCCACTGAACATATCAAACAGCCAGATGGACTTTTTATTGGTAAACACAGTACAGAGGCTAGTCAGTGGTTTCGTGGATATATTCCTGTTGTACGGATGTACAATGCTGCGCTAACGATGGATGAAATCGTTGCAAACTATATGGCTGGCTACCTTTTGGGGATAAGTCATTCGGACATGCAGATTCATGCAAGAGTGCCGGAAAGGCTGAATCTTACTGCATCCTTGCAAGTGGGAATTAGCGGGGAAGTTCAAGGAAAGCAGGCCATTATTCCTACCGACATGTCTGACATGTCTTCACATATAACCGTTAAAAAGCCTAGTCATATAGTGAGCAATATGCATATTAATACTCATGTTTCTGTAAAAGCGCACTATGCGACTCGCCCTGCGGATCATGATGATGTACAGAGTACTATTGAAGTTAAAGTAGCGGATCATCTTGCAGCCGTGCTGGGGGTTAATGCATCAGGGAAAGCAGCAGTTAAGGCTCGCTACAGTATCCTGCCTGCGATTAATAGTGATGTCCAAGGTAGGTTGGCAGTTAAGGTATTCGATCATCTCACTGCCGTGCTGAGTGTTAGTTCATCAGCTATAGCAGTAGTCACATACAATGTGAAGCGGCTCACGCCAAGTGATTTGCATTCCAGCCTGAATGTTGTGCAACAGGGATTACCTTCCCGTATATCGGTTCAAGCAAGTACTACCTTAGCCGCCCAATACGATATTCATGCTGCTCAGGAGCAAAACCTCAAAGCTGCAATAGAGGTCAAAAAGTCTAATGATATCGTCAGCAGCTTAAAGGTAAACACTCAGGCAAACAGCAATGGAAGATATCAGGTGCGGGGGATCGAGCTTGCTAACCTTAGCTCCAGCCTGCAAGTTAAATCTATTCAACAAATATATTCATTATTGTCTGTACGAGCCCATACTCGCCTGGGCGTGAAATATGGTATAGAGTCTCTTGGAGCCGAAGACTTAACCTCCTTCCTGACGGTACCAAGAATATCTGAACTACACAGTAGCATTCTGGTAGGTATCCATACCCGATTAATGGGGTATTACCATATTCGTAAAAGTCATGCCATAGAGCTTTATTCCAGTCTGGAAATAAAGAAAACGGTGAATCTACCTTCATCTTTATCTATTGCATCCTTTACCCAGTCTACCGGCAGATACCGGATAACTTCTCGGAGTTATGATGATCTTCCATCTGCAATGACGGTTCGGGAAGTTTCGAATATGGCTTCATCCATAGGAGTTGCACCCTATACATGGATGAAAGGCAGATATGATGTTATCGAGCCTCCGACATACACGACGATTATGTATTCTAATAAAGATGCTTTTGTTCGTGAGTCTCAGCCCAGATTAAACTATGGCGTTGAGGAACAAATGTATGTTGGATATTCTGCCTCGGCTCAGGAGAGATACAGATCTTATGTTGGTTTTGATCTGGATACTGCTTCTATTCCCAAGAAAAATACAACGATTAAATCTGCCGAGCTCAAAGTGTATTTCGATGGTCGCAACGTACCCCAGAAGGGGATACAGCTCATTGAAGCATCCAGGGAATGGACAGAATACGGAGTTACATGGCAAAATCAACCGTTTCCGTTTGGCTTTAGCAGCCCCAATTCAACCTATGACGGTATAAACATCGTTCAAGATGTAGGTGGAGATTCAGGGTACATTTCATTCGATGTGACCGATTCCATTCGTGCATGGTATGAAGGAAAAAGGCCGAATTTTGGATATATCTTTAAAGCTCTGGATGAATTTGAAAATGGAAGTATCCGTTTTTTTACCAAGGAGCAAAAATCGTACCGTCCTATATTAGACATTACCTACTATGATACTCGTATCTATAGCTTGGGCAGGAACAGTATCGAAGGTGGCCTTACCTCTCGTGTAAGTAAGGTATCTGATCTTGCAGCTTCGTTTCGTATTAAACAGTCTCATGGGGCAGCGGTTTGGAAGGGGAGCTTGTTTGTCCATAACCAAAGGGAGATCCTGGCCGATATTACAGTGACGGTACCTAACTTAACCAGTAAGATGTCCGTACGGCGCAAGGATAATCATTCTTTGGAAGCTCAGCTTGTTATTGCTGTTGCACGTGAGAATTCAATGGACAGTACCCTATGGGTGAATAGGAAAATAGTACCTTCGAATATGTATGTCTTTTACAGGGAGAACCTTGCTTCCGAACTGAGCGTTACCCGCTGGGCAGCTCCGTTTCCCGAGCTTCCAGCAATGATTCTTATCAATCGTAAGGAAACGCTTGGGTCGTTCCGTGTAAGAAGGACAGAGCACCAGGATATCTCCTCCGGTGTGGAACTGAATATCCCTAATATATTAGGGAGCATAACCGTTTTTCAGGGAGCAGTAAAGAAAAGCTCTATTTCAGTCCGTAGATCTCGTGAAGCGGATTTGATGGTGGAGGGGCGTATACTTGATAGGCAAGATATGCCTGCGGATATGAATATCCACAATCCTGATTTTTACGGCTGGCTTCAAATTGTGTTTAGTAATCAGCTCATATCCGGTTTGTCTGTAAGAGCCCAAGCGTATTCCAGGCTATCTTCAACGTTCACAATACCGCATTATACTTCTTTGAGATCAAGTATAGCGGTCTGGCCGAAAAAAGATGTGCCTTCAAGTCTCACTGTACTTTCAGGGAATTTATGGGCCTCCATATCCATTCCGTACCATAAAAGAATGGATATGCAGTCACGAATTACAGTGCGGGCTAAGCTCGTTTCTGATCTGGAAATTGCAGTAGGAGTAAGATCCGGCAATCTGGGCTCTAACTTAAAGGTTCGAGTGGACAGCCATACGGATCAGTCTTCTCATCTGCGAATCAGACGTAGTCATTTGGACTCTGTCTCAAGTGAGCTTTACGTAAAAACTTGGGAGAAATCTGAACTTAAAGGCAGCGTCAGTGCACGGAAAAGCCGTGAATCTGATAGATGGTCTCGAATCTCTGTGCGAATTTCCGATCAGCAGGATTGGGATACCGAACTATCGATTCGTGTTATGAAACACCATGATCTGAATGCTGAAGTGGGGATTAGGCGGGACGCAGCGTATGATAAATTTGGTTACGTTACCGTTCGACATTCCAAGCAAACCGAGCTTCCATCAGATTTGGGGATTCGTGAGCATAGTCACATCACAGGCTATCTAACTGTGAAAAGGACAGCACAAATAAGCTTGCGAAGCGAAATGAGTGTGTGGGAGAAATCCATTATCACTGGTTCAGTGGTGGTCAGACAGTATCGACAAAATGATCTTCATGGTTCCATGGACATTTGGAAAAGATCTATATTAACAGGTCATATTTCGGTATGGCAGAAATCATTACTACCTGGGGCTATACAGGTTCAGGTGTATGATGAGATGGCTTCCAGCATAGATGTGGCTACAGAATACGGATACTGCTTTATCATGTAA
- a CDS encoding cell adhesion protein, whose translation MGIYKKWSGLIFDDAFQSGEIHSRYQLSPTTACTLDTGLQQLIMSHTEPETMLLFDAPKDEPTLLLEVTADYVPIAYGDEGGIVIWQDGYHRLEFLESKDTTTREYSRWRAEKKGNRWTFYADRGLGWELFDSADLEAEKIGILLKNPQRDEYEKLGLDRLVLCKSNKITMGNLPEGYSVFLCDPHGYAIASSKVEPTWTGVHLELPTMPFSGMLRVYDENGVLLSSLGAMDMYGGDLYLYGTDLRVLWKDKELSLSGETYLGTMYDNTIQVQMELYNPSKNKKAEQISMGILKYLEEFGYEWADLSHDDGSDHPQGDYMQRLPMGTLPPDGKMKFWMKIERKNEHFGIKPLHFILDITHI comes from the coding sequence ATGGGGATTTACAAGAAATGGAGTGGATTGATTTTTGATGACGCGTTCCAAAGTGGAGAAATCCATTCCCGCTACCAATTATCTCCGACAACGGCTTGTACCCTGGATACAGGCTTGCAGCAGTTAATCATGTCCCACACAGAACCGGAAACTATGCTTTTGTTTGATGCACCCAAGGATGAGCCTACTCTGCTGTTAGAAGTTACTGCTGACTATGTTCCTATTGCATACGGTGACGAAGGGGGAATTGTCATCTGGCAGGATGGCTACCATCGGCTGGAATTCCTGGAGAGTAAGGATACGACAACCCGGGAGTATAGCCGATGGCGGGCAGAGAAGAAGGGGAATCGATGGACCTTTTATGCTGATCGCGGATTGGGGTGGGAGCTATTTGACTCGGCTGATCTGGAGGCTGAAAAAATAGGTATCCTCTTAAAAAATCCACAGCGTGATGAATATGAAAAACTTGGTTTAGACAGGCTTGTGTTATGTAAAAGCAACAAAATAACAATGGGAAATTTGCCGGAGGGCTATTCCGTGTTTTTATGCGATCCCCACGGATATGCTATTGCTTCCTCTAAAGTAGAGCCCACGTGGACAGGGGTTCATCTGGAGCTTCCGACGATGCCTTTTAGCGGAATGCTGAGGGTTTATGATGAAAACGGAGTTCTTTTATCGAGCCTTGGGGCAATGGATATGTACGGTGGGGATCTGTATCTGTATGGTACCGATCTTCGTGTGCTGTGGAAGGATAAAGAGCTTAGTCTAAGCGGCGAAACTTACCTGGGCACGATGTATGACAATACCATTCAGGTGCAGATGGAGCTATATAATCCCTCAAAAAATAAGAAGGCCGAGCAAATCTCGATGGGTATCCTGAAATATCTGGAGGAATTTGGTTATGAATGGGCGGACTTGAGTCATGATGATGGATCAGATCATCCTCAAGGGGATTATATGCAGCGACTCCCTATGGGGACTCTCCCCCCCGACGGCAAGATGAAATTCTGGATGAAGATAGAGCGCAAAAATGAGCACTTTGGCATCAAGCCTCTTCATTTTATTTTGGATATTACTCATATATAA
- a CDS encoding Xaa-Pro peptidase family protein, whose translation MNDKITRLYDELKSQSWDGLLVTDPKHIYYLTGFASDPHERFLGLVLLRDEEPELIVPALDAEAAHAASSVTRISTHTDTDNPYDLLRQRTGTGVEVFALEKEHVSVLRYEQLHTAIDAAQYVDLGPLLQDMRVRKTPEEVRRLKHAAQLVEDALRHGLTHVREGVTEVELVAEIEYQMKKIGADGPSFDTTVLSGPKTALPHGVPGTRKLQHGELLMFDMGVYSDGYASDITRTFAFGKLSAELETIYQTVLRSNEAGIAAIRPGVSCASVDQAARAVVEAAGYGPAFNHRVGHGLGMSVHEYPSVHGGNEDLLHEGFVFTIEPGIYVPGLGGVRIEDDVLVTSDGVKVLTSFPKELTVLG comes from the coding sequence ATGAATGATAAAATAACCCGGCTGTATGATGAATTGAAGTCACAATCATGGGACGGATTGCTCGTCACCGATCCCAAGCATATCTACTACCTGACTGGCTTTGCCAGTGACCCGCATGAGCGATTTCTCGGCTTGGTGCTGCTTCGGGACGAGGAGCCTGAACTGATCGTGCCTGCATTGGATGCAGAGGCGGCCCACGCCGCTTCTTCCGTGACTCGCATATCCACTCACACAGATACAGACAATCCATATGATCTGCTGCGCCAGCGCACAGGTACTGGAGTGGAGGTGTTCGCGCTGGAAAAGGAGCACGTCTCCGTACTCCGCTACGAACAGCTACATACTGCCATTGATGCGGCCCAATATGTGGATCTCGGCCCTCTGCTCCAGGACATGCGCGTAAGAAAAACACCTGAGGAAGTACGGCGTCTGAAACATGCCGCACAGTTGGTGGAGGACGCACTCCGCCACGGCCTGACCCACGTGCGTGAAGGCGTGACAGAAGTCGAGCTGGTTGCCGAAATTGAATACCAGATGAAGAAAATCGGCGCAGATGGCCCGTCCTTTGACACCACGGTGCTGTCCGGACCCAAAACAGCGCTGCCTCATGGTGTTCCGGGCACCCGCAAGCTGCAACATGGCGAACTACTCATGTTTGATATGGGCGTATATTCAGATGGTTACGCCTCAGACATTACGCGCACTTTTGCTTTTGGCAAGCTGTCGGCTGAGCTGGAGACGATTTATCAGACGGTACTCCGCTCAAACGAGGCTGGTATTGCCGCCATTCGTCCGGGTGTATCCTGCGCGTCGGTAGATCAGGCAGCTCGTGCAGTTGTAGAAGCTGCTGGGTATGGCCCAGCCTTTAACCATCGGGTTGGACACGGCCTTGGCATGAGCGTTCACGAATATCCGTCTGTGCATGGCGGCAATGAAGACCTGCTTCATGAGGGCTTCGTGTTCACGATAGAGCCCGGTATCTACGTGCCAGGCCTCGGCGGTGTGCGGATTGAAGATGACGTTCTGGTCACCTCTGACGGCGTAAAAGTCCTGACCTCTTTTCCGAAAGAGCTGACGGTGCTGGGATAA